The following proteins come from a genomic window of Streptococcus pneumoniae:
- the glmS gene encoding glutamine--fructose-6-phosphate transaminase (isomerizing) has protein sequence MCGIVGVVGNTNATDILIQGLEKLEYRGYDSAGIFVLDGTDNHLVKAVGRIAELSAKTAGVEGTTGIGHTRWATHGKPTEDNAHPHRSETERFVLVHNGVIENYLEIKEEYLAGHHFKGQTDTEIAVHLIGKFAEEDGLSVLEAFKKALHIIRGSYAFALIDSENPDVIYVAKNKSPLLIGLGEGYNMVCSDAMAMIRETNQYMEIHDQELVIVKADSVEVQDYDGNSRERASYTAELDLSDIGKGTYPYYMLKEIDEQPTVMRKLIQAYTDDAGQVVVDPAIIKAVQDADRIYILAAGTSYHAGFASKKMLEELTDTPVELGISSEWGYGMPLLSKKPLFIFISQSGETADSRQVLVKANEMGIPSLTVTNVPGSTLSREANYTMLLHAGPEIAVASTKAYTAQIAALAFLAKAVGEANGNAKAQAFDLIHELSIVAQSIESTLSEKETIEAKVRELLETTRNAFYIGRGQDYYVAMEASLKLKEISYIQCEGFAAGELKHGTIALIEEGTPVLALLSDPVLANHTRGNIQEVAARGAKVLTIAEENVAKDTDDIVLTTVHPYLSPISMVVPTQLVAYFATLHRGLDVDKPRNLAKSVTVE, from the coding sequence ATGTGTGGAATTGTTGGTGTTGTTGGAAACACAAATGCAACTGATATTTTGATTCAAGGGCTTGAAAAGCTTGAATACCGTGGCTATGATTCTGCGGGAATTTTTGTCCTAGATGGTACTGATAACCATTTGGTGAAGGCTGTTGGTCGTATCGCAGAATTGTCTGCTAAGACAGCTGGTGTTGAGGGAACAACTGGTATCGGACATACTCGTTGGGCAACTCATGGGAAACCAACGGAAGACAATGCTCACCCACACCGCTCTGAGACAGAACGTTTTGTCTTGGTTCACAATGGGGTGATTGAAAACTACCTTGAAATTAAAGAAGAATACCTTGCTGGGCACCACTTCAAAGGGCAAACAGATACGGAAATCGCCGTACATTTGATTGGAAAATTTGCGGAAGAAGACGGTCTCTCAGTTCTTGAAGCCTTTAAAAAAGCTCTTCATATTATCCGTGGTTCATATGCCTTTGCCTTGATTGACTCTGAAAATCCAGATGTCATCTATGTAGCGAAAAACAAATCTCCACTTTTGATTGGTCTTGGGGAAGGCTACAATATGGTCTGCTCAGATGCTATGGCTATGATTCGTGAAACCAACCAATACATGGAAATTCATGACCAAGAGTTGGTAATCGTCAAGGCTGATAGCGTGGAAGTTCAAGACTATGATGGTAACAGTCGTGAACGTGCTAGCTATACTGCGGAACTTGACTTGTCAGATATCGGTAAGGGAACTTATCCTTACTACATGCTTAAGGAAATTGATGAGCAACCAACTGTTATGCGTAAACTCATTCAAGCCTACACGGATGATGCTGGTCAAGTAGTGGTTGATCCTGCTATCATTAAGGCTGTTCAAGACGCAGACCGCATCTACATCCTTGCAGCTGGAACATCTTACCATGCAGGATTTGCTTCTAAGAAAATGTTGGAAGAATTGACAGATACACCAGTTGAACTTGGCATCTCATCTGAGTGGGGCTACGGTATGCCACTTCTCAGCAAGAAACCACTCTTCATCTTTATCAGCCAATCTGGTGAAACAGCGGATAGTCGTCAAGTTTTGGTCAAGGCTAATGAAATGGGAATTCCAAGCTTAACAGTGACAAATGTTCCAGGCTCAACCCTCTCACGTGAAGCCAACTATACCATGCTCCTTCACGCAGGTCCTGAAATTGCCGTGGCATCAACTAAAGCCTATACAGCGCAAATCGCAGCCCTTGCCTTCCTTGCAAAAGCAGTCGGAGAAGCAAATGGTAATGCTAAAGCGCAAGCCTTTGACCTGATTCATGAATTGTCAATCGTAGCTCAGTCTATCGAATCAACTCTTTCAGAGAAAGAAACCATTGAAGCCAAGGTTCGTGAACTTCTTGAAACAACTCGTAACGCCTTTTACATCGGACGTGGTCAAGATTACTACGTAGCCATGGAAGCAAGTCTCAAACTCAAAGAGATTTCTTATATCCAGTGTGAAGGCTTTGCTGCAGGAGAACTCAAGCACGGAACCATTGCCTTGATTGAAGAAGGAACGCCTGTTTTGGCTCTCTTGTCAGATCCAGTTCTTGCCAATCATACTCGTGGAAATATCCAAGAGGTCGCAGCCCGTGGTGCCAAAGTCCTCACTATCGCAGAAGAGAATGTAGCCAAAGATACCGACGATATCGTCCTTACGACCGTACATCCATACCTCTCACCAATTTCAATGGTCGTACCAACGCAATTAGTCGCTTACTTTGCAACCCTCCACCGTGGCCTCGATGTGGACAAACCACGTAACCTTGCCAAGTCAGTAACGGTAGAATAA
- the bglA gene encoding 6-phospho-beta-glucosidase: protein MLRFPKDFVWGSSTSGPQTEGRVAGDGKGDNLWDYWFQVEPNRYYNGIGSDKTSTFYENWERDIELLLETGHTAFRTSIQWSRIFPQGCGKVNPQGVDFYRKVFEAIKAKGIRLLVNLYHFDLPFALQEDGDGWENKATVSAYEDYARFCFETYGDLVDQWITFNEPIVPVEFGYFYDAHYPHKVDAEAAVKVAYHTQLASSRAVKACHELLPDSKIGIVLNLTPAYPRSQHPADVKAARIAALFQAQSFLDPSVLGTYPQELVEILHEHGLLPDATEEELELIRDNTVDILGVNYYQPLRVMAPRFAKHPDSPLLPEHFYEPYVMPGRKINSHRGWEIYEQGIYDIAQNIKENYGNIEWMLTENGMGVEGEEKFRQDGMIQDDYRIDFVKGHLRELHRAIEDGANCKGYLIWTFIDCWSWLNSYKNRYGLVELDLETQERRLKKSGHWFKELSDNNGF from the coding sequence ATGCTAAGATTTCCAAAGGATTTTGTCTGGGGATCCTCTACTTCTGGACCGCAGACAGAAGGACGTGTAGCTGGTGACGGCAAGGGAGACAATCTCTGGGATTACTGGTTCCAAGTGGAGCCAAATCGTTACTATAATGGGATTGGTTCAGATAAGACATCGACTTTTTATGAAAATTGGGAGCGGGATATTGAGCTTTTGTTAGAGACTGGTCACACAGCCTTTCGGACTTCTATTCAGTGGTCACGGATTTTTCCACAAGGCTGTGGAAAAGTCAACCCTCAAGGTGTGGATTTTTATCGTAAGGTCTTTGAGGCTATTAAGGCTAAAGGAATTCGTCTGTTAGTCAATCTCTATCATTTTGATTTACCTTTTGCCCTTCAAGAGGATGGTGATGGTTGGGAAAATAAGGCGACAGTCTCAGCCTATGAAGACTATGCTCGTTTTTGTTTTGAGACTTATGGAGATTTAGTGGATCAATGGATTACCTTTAACGAGCCCATCGTTCCTGTAGAATTTGGTTATTTTTATGATGCCCATTATCCACATAAGGTGGATGCAGAGGCAGCTGTTAAGGTAGCCTATCATACACAATTGGCCAGCAGCCGGGCTGTTAAGGCTTGCCATGAACTTTTGCCTGATTCCAAGATTGGGATTGTCCTCAACTTGACACCGGCTTATCCACGTAGCCAGCATCCTGCTGATGTCAAGGCAGCTCGTATTGCGGCCCTTTTTCAGGCCCAATCTTTCTTAGATCCATCTGTCTTGGGGACTTATCCACAGGAGTTGGTAGAAATCTTGCATGAACACGGTCTTTTACCTGATGCTACAGAGGAAGAGTTGGAACTCATTCGTGATAATACGGTGGACATCCTTGGTGTGAACTACTATCAACCTTTGCGTGTTATGGCTCCTCGATTTGCTAAGCATCCAGATAGTCCACTCTTACCAGAACATTTTTACGAGCCTTATGTGATGCCTGGACGTAAAATCAATTCTCACCGTGGTTGGGAGATTTATGAGCAAGGAATTTATGACATCGCCCAAAATATCAAGGAAAATTATGGCAATATTGAGTGGATGTTGACTGAGAATGGTATGGGTGTTGAAGGAGAAGAAAAATTCCGTCAAGATGGAATGATTCAAGATGATTACCGTATTGACTTTGTAAAAGGTCATCTTCGTGAACTTCACCGTGCCATTGAAGATGGTGCCAACTGTAAGGGCTACTTGATTTGGACCTTTATTGACTGCTGGTCATGGCTCAACAGCTATAAAAATCGCTATGGTTTGGTCGAATTAGACTTGGAAACGCAAGAACGTCGTCTGAAGAAATCAGGCCACTGGTTCAAAGAATTAAGCGATAATAATGGATTTTAA
- a CDS encoding proline--tRNA ligase, with protein sequence MKQSKMPIPTLREMPSDAQVISHALMLRAGYVRQVSAGVYSYLPLANRVIEKAKNIMRQEFEKIGAVEMLAPALLSAELWRESGRYETYGEDLYKLKNREKSDFILGPTHEETFTAIVRDSVKSYKQLPLNLYQIQPKYRDEKRPRNGLLRTREFIMKDAYSFHANYDSLDSVYDEYKAAYERIFTRSGLDFKAIIGDGGAMGGKDSQEFMAITSARTDLDRWVVLDKSVASFDEIPAEVQEEIKAELLKWIVSGEDTIAYSSESSYAANLEMATNEYKPSNRVVAEEEVIRVATPDVKSIDEVAAFLNVPEEQTIKTLFYIADGELVAALLVGNDQLNEVKLKNHLGADFFDVASEEEVANVVQAGFGSLGPVGLPENIKIIADRKVQDVRNAVVGANEDGYHLTGVNPGRDFTAEYVDIREVREGEISPDGQGVLNFARGIEIGHIFKLGTRYSASMGADVLDENGRAVPIIMGCYGIGVSRLLSAVMEQHARLFVNKTPKGEYRYAWGINFPKELAPFDVHLITVNVKDEEAQALIEKLEASLMGDGYEVLTDDRNERVGVKFSDSDLIGLPIRITVGKKAADGIVEVKIKATGDTIEVHADNVLETLEILSKK encoded by the coding sequence ATGAAACAAAGTAAAATGCCTATCCCAACGCTTCGCGAAATGCCAAGCGATGCTCAAGTTATCAGCCATGCTCTTATGTTGCGTGCTGGTTATGTTCGCCAAGTTTCAGCAGGTGTTTATTCTTATCTACCACTTGCCAACCGTGTGATTGAAAAAGCTAAAAACATCATGCGCCAAGAATTCGAAAAGATTGGTGCTGTTGAGATGTTGGCTCCAGCCCTTCTTAGTGCAGAATTGTGGCGTGAATCAGGTCGTTACGAAACCTATGGTGAAGACCTTTACAAACTAAAAAACCGTGAAAAATCAGACTTTATCTTAGGTCCAACTCACGAGGAAACCTTTACAGCTATTGTCCGTGATTCTGTTAAATCTTACAAGCAATTGCCACTCAACCTTTATCAAATTCAGCCCAAGTATCGTGATGAAAAACGCCCACGTAATGGACTTCTTCGTACACGTGAGTTTATCATGAAGGATGCTTATAGTTTCCACGCTAACTATGATAGTTTGGATAGTGTTTATGATGAGTACAAAGCAGCCTATGAGCGTATTTTCACTCGTAGTGGTTTAGACTTCAAGGCTATTATTGGTGACGGTGGAGCCATGGGTGGTAAGGATAGCCAAGAATTTATGGCCATTACATCTGCTCGTACAGACCTTGACCGCTGGGTTGTCTTGGACAAGTCAGTTGCCTCATTTGACGAAATTCCTGCAGAAGTGCAAGAAGAAATCAAGGCAGAATTGCTCAAATGGATAGTCTCTGGTGAAGATACCATTGCTTACTCAAGTGAGTCTAGCTATGCAGCTAACTTAGAAATGGCAACAAACGAGTACAAACCAAGCAACCGTGTTGTCGCTGAAGAAGAAGTTATTCGTGTTGCAACGCCAGATGTTAAATCAATTGATGAAGTTGCAGCTTTCCTCAATGTTCCAGAAGAACAAACGATTAAAACCCTCTTCTACATTGCAGATGGTGAGCTTGTTGCAGCCCTTCTAGTTGGAAATGACCAACTCAACGAAGTCAAGTTGAAAAACCACTTAGGAGCAGATTTCTTTGACGTTGCTAGCGAAGAAGAAGTGGCGAATGTTGTTCAAGCAGGATTTGGTTCACTTGGACCAGTTGGTTTGCCAGAGAATATTAAAATTATTGCAGATCGTAAGGTGCAAGATGTTCGCAATGCAGTTGTCGGTGCTAACGAAGATGGCTACCACTTGACTGGTGTGAACCCAGGCCGTGATTTTACTGCAGAATATGTGGATATCCGTGAAGTTCGTGAGGGTGAAATTTCCCCAGATGGACAAGGTGTCCTTAACTTTGCGCGTGGTATTGAGATTGGTCATATTTTCAAACTCGGAACTCGCTACTCAGCAAGCATGGGAGCAGATGTCTTGGATGAAAATGGTCGTGCTGTGCCAATCATCATGGGATGTTACGGTATCGGTGTCAGCCGTCTTCTTTCAGCAGTGATGGAGCAACACGCTCGCCTCTTTGTTAACAAAACGCCAAAAGGTGAATACCGTTACGCTTGGGGAATCAATTTCCCTAAAGAATTGGCACCATTTGATGTGCATTTGATTACTGTCAATGTCAAGGATGAAGAAGCGCAAGCCTTGATAGAAAAACTTGAAGCAAGCTTGATGGGAGATGGTTATGAAGTCTTGACAGATGACCGTAACGAACGTGTCGGTGTTAAATTTAGCGATAGTGACTTGATTGGTCTTCCAATCCGTATCACTGTTGGTAAAAAAGCGGCCGATGGCATTGTAGAAGTTAAGATCAAGGCAACTGGTGACACCATTGAGGTTCATGCAGATAACGTGCTTGAAACGCTTGAAATCCTAAGCAAGAAATAA
- the rseP gene encoding RIP metalloprotease RseP has protein sequence MLGILTFILVFGIIVVVHEFGHFYFAKKSGILVREFAIGMGPKIFAHIGKDGTAYTIRILPLGGYVRMAGWGDDTTEIKTGTPVSLTLADDGKVKRINLSGKKLDQTALPMQVTQFDFEDKLFIKGLVLEEEKTFAVDHDATVVEADGTEVRIAPLDVQYQNATIWGKLITNFAGPMNNFILGVVVFWVLIFMQGGVRDVDTNQFHIMPQGALAKVGVPETAQITKIGSHEVSNWESLIQAVETETKDKTAPTLDVTISEKGSDKQVTVTPEDSQGRYLLGVQPGVKSDFLSMFVGGFTTAADSALRILSALKNLIFQPDLNKLGGPVAIFKASSDAAKNGIENILYFLAMISINIGIFNLIPIPALDGGKIVLNILEAIRRKPLKQEIETYVTLAGVVIMVVLMIAVTWNDIMRLFFR, from the coding sequence ATGCTCGGAATTTTAACCTTTATTCTGGTTTTCGGGATTATTGTAGTGGTGCACGAGTTCGGGCACTTCTACTTTGCCAAGAAATCAGGGATTTTAGTACGTGAATTTGCCATCGGTATGGGACCTAAAATTTTTGCTCACATTGGCAAGGATGGAACGGCCTATACCATTCGAATCTTGCCTCTGGGTGGCTATGTCCGCATGGCCGGTTGGGGTGATGATACAACTGAAATCAAGACAGGAACGCCTGTTAGTTTGACACTTGCTGATGATGGTAAGGTTAAACGCATCAATCTCTCAGGTAAAAAATTGGATCAAACAGCCCTCCCTATGCAGGTGACCCAGTTTGATTTTGAAGACAAGCTCTTTATCAAAGGATTGGTTCTGGAAGAAGAAAAAACATTTGCAGTGGATCACGATGCAACGGTTGTGGAAGCAGATGGTACTGAGGTTCGGATTGCACCTTTAGATGTTCAATATCAAAATGCGACTATCTGGGGCAAACTGATTACCAATTTTGCAGGCCCTATGAACAATTTTATCTTAGGTGTCGTTGTTTTTTGGGTTTTAATCTTTATGCAGGGTGGTGTCAGAGATGTTGATACCAATCAGTTCCATATCATGCCCCAAGGTGCCTTGGCCAAGGTAGGAGTACCAGAAACGGCACAAATTACCAAGATTGGCTCACATGAGGTTAGCAACTGGGAAAGCTTGATCCAAGCTGTGGAAACAGAAACCAAAGATAAGACGGCACCGACTTTGGATGTGACTATTTCTGAAAAGGGGAGTGACAAACAAGTCACTGTTACACCCGAAGATAGTCAAGGTCGTTACCTTCTAGGTGTTCAACCGGGGGTTAAGTCAGATTTTCTATCCATGTTTGTAGGTGGTTTTACAACTGCTGCTGACTCAGCTCTCCGAATTCTCTCAGCTCTGAAAAATCTGATTTTCCAACCGGATTTGAACAAGTTGGGTGGACCTGTTGCTATCTTTAAGGCAAGTAGTGATGCTGCTAAAAATGGAATTGAAAATATCTTGTACTTCTTGGCAATGATTTCCATCAATATTGGGATTTTTAATCTTATTCCGATTCCAGCCTTGGATGGTGGTAAGATTGTGCTCAATATCCTAGAAGCCATCCGCCGCAAACCATTGAAACAAGAAATTGAAACCTATGTCACCTTGGCCGGAGTGGTCATCATGGTTGTCTTGATGATTGCTGTGACTTGGAATGACATTATGCGACTCTTTTTTAGATAA
- a CDS encoding phosphatidate cytidylyltransferase, producing MTQDLQKRTLFAGIALAIFLPILMIGGLLLQIAIGIIAMLAMHELLKMRGLETMTMEGLLTLFATFALTIPLENYLTFLPVDGNVVAYSVLISIMLGTTVFSKSYTIEDAVFPLAMSFYVGFGFNALLDARVAGLDKALLALCIVWATDSGAYLVGMNYGKRKLAPRVSPNKTLEGALGGILGAILVTIIFMIVDSTVALPYGIYKMSVFAIFFSIAGQFGDLLESSIKRHFGVKDSGKFIPGHGGVLDRFDSMLLVFPIMHLFGLF from the coding sequence ATGACCCAGGATTTACAGAAAAGAACCTTGTTTGCAGGGATTGCCCTGGCTATTTTCCTACCAATTTTAATGATTGGGGGCCTCTTGCTTCAGATAGCAATCGGAATCATAGCCATGCTAGCCATGCATGAACTTTTGAAGATGAGAGGTCTAGAGACCATGACGATGGAGGGCCTCTTGACCCTCTTTGCAACCTTTGCATTGACCATTCCCTTGGAGAATTACCTGACTTTTTTGCCAGTTGATGGGAATGTGGTTGCCTATAGTGTTTTGATTTCAATCATGTTAGGAACGACCGTTTTTAGCAAGTCTTATACGATTGAGGATGCGGTTTTCCCTCTTGCTATGAGCTTCTACGTGGGCTTTGGATTTAATGCTTTACTAGATGCTCGTGTTGCAGGTTTGGACAAGGCTCTCTTAGCCTTGTGTATCGTCTGGGCGACAGACAGTGGTGCCTATCTTGTTGGGATGAACTATGGGAAACGAAAGTTAGCACCAAGGGTATCGCCTAATAAAACCCTTGAGGGTGCCTTGGGTGGTATTTTAGGAGCAATTTTAGTAACCATTATCTTTATGATAGTTGACAGTACAGTTGCTCTTCCATATGGAATTTACAAGATGTCAGTCTTTGCTATTTTCTTTAGCATTGCTGGACAATTTGGTGATTTACTAGAAAGTTCGATCAAACGTCATTTTGGTGTTAAGGATTCTGGGAAATTTATCCCTGGACATGGTGGTGTTTTGGATCGTTTCGATAGTATGTTGCTTGTATTTCCAATCATGCACTTATTTGGACTCTTTTAA
- a CDS encoding isoprenyl transferase, protein MFGFFKKDKAVEVEVPTQVPAHIGIIMDGNGRWAKKRMQPRVFGHKAGMEALQTVTKAANKLGVKVITVYAFSTENWTRPDQEVKFIMNLPVEFYDNYVPELHANNVKIQMIGETDRLPKQTFEALTKAEELTKNNTGLILNFALNYGGRAEITQALKLISQDVLDAKINPGDITEELIGNYLFTQHLPKDLRDPDLIIRTSGELRLSNFLPWQGAYSELYFTDTLWPDFDEAALQEAILAYNRRHRRFGGV, encoded by the coding sequence ATGTTTGGATTTTTTAAGAAAGATAAGGCTGTGGAAGTAGAGGTTCCGACACAGGTTCCTGCTCATATCGGCATCATCATGGATGGCAATGGCCGTTGGGCTAAAAAACGTATGCAACCGCGAGTTTTTGGACATAAGGCGGGCATGGAAGCATTGCAAACCGTGACCAAGGCAGCCAACAAACTGGGCGTCAAGGTTATTACGGTCTATGCTTTTTCTACGGAAAACTGGACCCGTCCAGATCAGGAAGTCAAGTTTATCATGAACTTGCCAGTAGAGTTTTATGATAATTATGTCCCGGAACTACATGCGAATAATGTTAAGATTCAAATGATTGGGGAGACAGACCGCCTGCCTAAGCAAACCTTTGAAGCTTTAACCAAGGCTGAGGAATTGACTAAGAACAACACAGGATTGATTCTTAATTTTGCTCTTAACTATGGTGGACGTGCTGAGATTACACAGGCGCTTAAGTTGATTTCCCAGGATGTTTTAGATGCCAAAATCAATCCAGGTGACATCACAGAGGAATTGATTGGTAACTATCTCTTTACCCAGCATTTGCCTAAGGACTTACGAGACCCAGACTTGATTATCCGTACTAGTGGAGAATTGCGTTTGAGCAATTTCCTTCCATGGCAGGGAGCCTATAGTGAGCTTTATTTTACGGACACCTTATGGCCTGATTTTGACGAAGCGGCCTTGCAGGAAGCTATTCTTGCCTATAATCGTCGTCATCGCCGATTTGGAGGAGTTTAG
- a CDS encoding nucleotidyltransferase family protein: MNTVKNKQEILEAFRENPDMMAILTIIRDLGLKDSWLAAGSVRNFIWNLLSDKSPFDHETDIDVIFFDPDFSYEETLLLEKKLREDFPQYQWELKNQVYMHQHSPHTASYTSSRDAMSKYPERCTTVGLRLNEESDFELYAPYGLEDILNFQVRPTPHFLENEDRMELYQTRLSKKNWQEKWKNLIFKNT; encoded by the coding sequence ATGAATACAGTGAAAAATAAGCAAGAAATCTTAGAGGCTTTTAGAGAAAATCCAGATATGATGGCCATTCTGACGATCATCCGAGACCTTGGTCTGAAAGACTCGTGGTTGGCAGCAGGTTCTGTCAGAAATTTCATTTGGAATCTTTTGTCAGACAAATCCCCTTTTGATCATGAAACAGATATAGATGTGATTTTCTTTGATCCAGATTTTTCTTATGAGGAAACCTTATTACTGGAGAAAAAGCTGCGAGAGGATTTTCCTCAGTACCAGTGGGAATTGAAAAATCAGGTCTATATGCATCAGCACAGTCCTCACACTGCTTCCTATACCAGTTCTCGTGATGCTATGAGTAAGTATCCAGAACGGTGTACGACAGTTGGACTGCGCTTGAATGAAGAATCAGATTTTGAACTCTATGCACCTTATGGTTTGGAGGATATTTTGAATTTTCAAGTTCGTCCAACTCCTCATTTCTTAGAAAATGAAGACCGAATGGAACTCTATCAAACACGTTTATCCAAGAAAAATTGGCAGGAGAAATGGAAAAATTTGATTTTTAAAAATACTTAA
- the ruvB gene encoding Holliday junction branch migration DNA helicase RuvB, which yields MSRILDNEIMGDEELVERTLRPQYLREYIGQDKVKDQLQIFIEAAKMRDEALDHVLLFGPPGLGKTTMAFVIANELGVNLKQTSGPVIEKAGDLVAILNELEPGDVLFIDEIHRLPMSVEEVLYSAMEDFYIDIMIGAGEGSRSVHLELPPFTLIGATTRAGMLSNPLRARFGITGHMEYYAHADLTEIVERTADIFEMEITHEAASELALRSRGTPRIANRLLKRVRDFAQIMGNGVIDDIITDKALTMLDVDHEGLDYVDQKILRTMIEMYSGGPVGLGTLSVNIAEERETVEDMYEPYLIQKGFIMRTRSGRVATAKAYEHLGYEYSEK from the coding sequence ATGAGTAGAATTTTAGATAATGAGATAATGGGGGATGAGGAGTTAGTAGAACGCACGCTCCGTCCTCAGTATTTACGTGAATATATCGGACAGGATAAGGTCAAGGACCAGCTACAAATCTTTATTGAAGCTGCCAAAATGCGGGATGAAGCGCTGGATCATGTGCTCTTATTTGGGCCTCCAGGTCTCGGGAAAACGACCATGGCCTTTGTTATTGCCAACGAACTGGGAGTCAATCTTAAGCAGACGTCGGGTCCAGTCATTGAAAAAGCCGGAGATCTGGTAGCTATTTTGAATGAGTTAGAGCCTGGGGATGTACTTTTTATTGATGAGATCCATCGTTTGCCAATGTCAGTGGAAGAGGTGCTTTATAGTGCTATGGAGGACTTCTACATAGATATTATGATTGGGGCTGGTGAGGGTAGTCGTAGTGTTCATTTGGAGTTACCACCTTTTACCTTGATTGGTGCGACGACTCGGGCTGGTATGCTCTCCAATCCGCTACGGGCACGTTTTGGGATTACAGGCCATATGGAGTATTATGCCCATGCTGACTTGACAGAAATTGTCGAGCGGACGGCAGATATTTTTGAGATGGAAATCACTCATGAGGCAGCATCTGAGTTGGCTCTACGTAGTCGTGGGACCCCTCGTATTGCCAATCGTCTCCTCAAGCGCGTGCGCGATTTTGCCCAGATAATGGGGAATGGGGTAATTGATGATATTATTACCGATAAGGCTTTGACTATGCTGGATGTTGACCATGAAGGTTTGGACTATGTGGATCAAAAAATCCTTCGTACCATGATTGAGATGTACAGTGGAGGACCTGTTGGTCTAGGAACTCTTTCTGTGAATATCGCCGAAGAGCGTGAGACAGTTGAAGATATGTATGAGCCTTACTTGATTCAAAAAGGTTTTATCATGCGGACACGGTCTGGACGGGTGGCGACTGCTAAGGCATATGAGCACTTAGGTTATGAATACAGTGAAAAATAA
- a CDS encoding type I toxin-antitoxin system Fst family toxin: MMELVLKTIIGPIVVGVVLRIVDKWLNKDK, from the coding sequence ATGATGGAATTAGTACTCAAAACTATCATCGGACCAATTGTGGTCGGTGTCGTTCTTCGTATAGTCGATAAATGGCTAAACAAGGACAAATAG